A portion of the Vicingus serpentipes genome contains these proteins:
- the porX gene encoding T9SS response regulator signal transducer PorX — MDAITILWADDEIDLLKPHILFLEEKGYQVLPTPSGDDALDILEENRVDIVLLDENMPGLSGLETLEIIKSKYPSLPVIMITKSEEEFIMEEAIGSKISDYLIKPVNPKQILLSLKKNLDTSRLVSEKSTSKYQQEFRQIGMTLGDRLDHEEWADVYKKLVYWELELDKSKETGMDEILHMQKNEANSQFCKFVENNYTYWLSHPEDAPVMSQSLFKNYVIPELKKKDNSVFFIVIDNLRYDQWKTLAPIISQDYWIDKEDVFYSILPTTTQYSRNSIFAGMMPGEIAKRYPDKWSNDEDDGGKNLHEEFFIEEQLKRNNLNIKFSYNKVLNVSYGNKVLNEIPGMFNNPLNVIVYNFVDMLSHARTDTQIVKELASDEAAYRSVVKSWFEHSTLYEIIKEIAARGGKLIITTDHGSIRVKEASKIVGDKEVNTNLRYKQGKTLSYVEKNVLAIKNPEDAHLPKVNVSQSFVFAKDDYFFAYPNNYNHYVKYYKDTFQHGGISLEEMLIPVVMLSPKK, encoded by the coding sequence ATGGATGCAATTACAATACTTTGGGCAGATGATGAAATTGATTTATTGAAACCACATATTTTATTTTTAGAAGAAAAAGGATACCAAGTTTTACCCACTCCAAGTGGAGATGATGCTTTAGATATTTTAGAAGAAAACAGAGTTGACATTGTGCTGTTAGATGAAAATATGCCTGGATTGTCAGGTTTAGAAACATTAGAAATCATAAAATCTAAATATCCATCGCTTCCTGTAATAATGATAACCAAAAGCGAAGAAGAGTTTATTATGGAAGAAGCCATTGGCTCTAAAATTTCAGATTATTTAATTAAGCCCGTAAATCCAAAGCAAATTCTACTTTCATTAAAAAAGAACTTAGATACTTCTAGATTAGTCAGTGAAAAATCAACTTCTAAATACCAACAAGAGTTTCGTCAAATTGGAATGACTTTAGGAGATAGATTAGACCATGAAGAATGGGCTGATGTTTACAAAAAATTAGTCTATTGGGAATTAGAATTAGATAAATCGAAAGAAACTGGAATGGATGAAATTTTGCACATGCAAAAAAACGAAGCCAACAGTCAGTTTTGCAAATTTGTAGAAAACAACTACACCTATTGGTTATCTCACCCTGAGGATGCTCCAGTAATGTCGCAAAGTTTATTTAAAAATTACGTAATACCTGAATTAAAAAAGAAAGACAATTCAGTGTTTTTTATTGTAATCGATAATTTAAGATACGACCAATGGAAAACGCTTGCCCCAATTATTAGTCAAGATTACTGGATAGATAAAGAAGATGTTTTTTACAGCATTTTACCTACAACTACTCAGTATTCTAGAAATTCAATTTTTGCAGGAATGATGCCTGGAGAAATTGCTAAAAGATATCCAGACAAATGGTCGAACGATGAAGATGATGGTGGAAAAAATTTACATGAAGAATTTTTTATAGAGGAACAATTAAAACGAAACAACCTTAACATTAAGTTTTCTTACAATAAAGTTTTAAATGTAAGTTATGGAAATAAGGTGTTAAATGAAATCCCAGGAATGTTTAATAATCCCTTAAACGTTATCGTTTATAATTTTGTTGACATGCTTTCACATGCTAGAACAGATACCCAAATTGTTAAAGAATTAGCTAGTGATGAAGCGGCTTACCGTTCGGTTGTGAAATCATGGTTTGAGCATTCTACATTGTATGAGATTATAAAAGAAATTGCTGCTCGTGGAGGTAAATTAATTATTACTACTGACCATGGTTCGATTAGAGTTAAAGAAGCAAGCAAAATTGTTGGCGACAAAGAAGTAAATACAAACTTAAGATACAAGCAAGGAAAAACATTAAGCTACGTTGAAAAAAATGTTTTGGCAATTAAAAACCCAGAAGATGCACACTTACCAAAAGTAAATGTTAGCCAAAGTTTTGTTTTTGCAAAAGATGATTACTTTTTTGCCTATCCAAATAATTATAACCATTACGTTAAATATTACAAAGACACTTTCCAACATGGAGGAATTTCTCTCGAAGAAATGTTAATTCCAGTTGTGATGTTAAGTCCAAAAAAATAA
- a CDS encoding HD domain-containing protein, with protein sequence MSKPNKKKIFNDPIYGFITIPHDIIFDLIEHPYFQRLRRVKQLGLTHLVYPGALHTRFHHAMGAMHLMFNAVEVLRSKGVEITDEEAQGVLIAILLHDIGHGPFSHALEHSIVNGISHEEISTLFMDKLNKEFKGKLDLALQIFRNEYRKKFLYQLVSSQLDMDRLDYLKRDSFYSGVSEGVISTDRIIKMLTVKNDELAIEEKGIYSIEKFIIARRLMYWQVYLHKTVLAAENLLVKILKRAKYLASENEELFCTPALHEFLYNNHNLSSFKLNPNLLDTFSDLDDMDIMASVKVWQNHNDKVLSVLCKMMVNRNLYKIVLQNKKFEKVEVEEMKAKVQKKLKLTDEEVEYFVFQSSIVNNAYNAKKDKINILLKNNTISDIAEAADTLSITAISKPVKKWFLCFPKG encoded by the coding sequence ATGAGTAAACCCAACAAAAAGAAAATATTTAACGACCCAATCTATGGTTTTATTACGATTCCACACGATATTATTTTCGATTTAATAGAACACCCTTATTTTCAACGTTTAAGAAGAGTAAAACAATTGGGGTTAACGCATTTGGTTTATCCAGGAGCATTACATACTCGTTTTCATCATGCAATGGGTGCAATGCACTTAATGTTTAATGCTGTTGAGGTTTTACGTTCTAAGGGTGTTGAAATTACAGATGAAGAAGCGCAAGGGGTATTAATTGCAATTTTGTTGCACGATATTGGACATGGTCCTTTTTCTCATGCTTTAGAACATAGTATAGTTAACGGAATTTCTCACGAAGAAATTTCTACTTTGTTTATGGATAAGCTGAATAAAGAATTTAAAGGTAAGTTAGATTTAGCATTACAAATTTTCAGAAACGAGTATCGCAAAAAATTTCTATATCAGTTGGTCTCTAGTCAGTTAGATATGGATAGATTAGATTATTTAAAGCGCGATAGTTTTTATTCTGGGGTTTCGGAAGGTGTGATTAGCACGGATAGAATTATTAAAATGCTAACGGTTAAAAATGATGAATTAGCTATTGAGGAAAAAGGAATTTATTCGATAGAGAAATTTATTATTGCACGTAGGTTAATGTACTGGCAAGTGTATTTGCATAAAACAGTATTAGCTGCCGAAAACTTGTTGGTAAAGATTTTAAAACGCGCTAAATACTTAGCTTCTGAAAACGAAGAATTATTTTGTACTCCAGCTTTACATGAGTTTTTATACAATAATCATAATTTAAGTTCATTTAAATTGAACCCTAATTTGTTAGACACCTTCTCTGATTTAGATGATATGGATATTATGGCTTCTGTTAAGGTTTGGCAAAACCATAATGACAAAGTATTATCTGTTTTGTGTAAGATGATGGTAAACCGAAACTTGTATAAAATTGTGCTGCAAAATAAAAAGTTTGAAAAGGTTGAGGTAGAAGAAATGAAAGCAAAAGTTCAGAAAAAATTAAAACTGACTGATGAAGAAGTGGAGTATTTTGTTTTTCAAAGTAGTATTGTAAACAATGCTTATAATGCGAAAAAGGATAAGATTAACATTTTATTAAAAAACAATACCATTTCTGACATTGCCGAAGCTGCTGATACATTGAGTATTACTGCTATTTCTAAGCCAGTTAAAAAATGGTTTTTGTGTTTTCCAAAGGGGTAA
- a CDS encoding LTA synthase family protein, whose protein sequence is MLLFILEINHTSNIPSEDKIWIVFQAFLMGFRFDTVICNYILLLPTFTIFVAHQISLKTKLFSNAIKYYFILLFSIAFLISGIDLTYFHHFFSRFSVAGLQWTDSPAFMFKMIIQEFDFWWVIFPIIISIFIFIKAINKITKKWNKSTNYQLESSPRLSSILVSILFLGLVFIGIRGRFESKSPIRVGTAYFSNYAFINQLGLNPTFTYLRSYLDAQKNKEQTISLIDDKIALNNTQQYLNTIGIDSISPIARQITPDSINQNPPNIILVLMESMSANKMSRFGNSDNLTPFLDSIANHGLSFDNVYSAGTHTFNGIYSTIFSFPALFTKHPMKGVTIPIYNGIGSVLKNNGYSTTYFTTHDDQFDNVGGFLRGNDFETIISQQDYPSDKVANTLGVSDDYMFEFSIDRLNKMYKKNKPFLSVMMTASDHGPYHIPDYFTPKQPNDIKKQIVEYADWSIRKFIDLAKQQPWFENTIFAFVADHGALMETKFDVPLSYNHIPFIIYAPKLITKPTINTNYGGQIDVFPTLMNLVALPYTNNTLGVNLFTEKRPYSYFCHDEKLGVIDDEFLYVYRGKEKPSLYKYKTDVTDYINDYPAIADSMKTYAFSNMQTAQTLIGKIK, encoded by the coding sequence TTGTTACTATTTATTTTAGAAATTAATCATACTAGTAATATTCCTTCTGAAGATAAAATTTGGATTGTTTTTCAAGCTTTTTTAATGGGATTTCGGTTCGACACCGTAATTTGTAATTACATTTTGTTACTACCCACTTTTACAATTTTTGTAGCTCATCAAATTAGTTTAAAAACTAAACTATTTAGTAACGCAATAAAATATTACTTCATTCTTCTTTTTTCTATTGCTTTTTTAATCTCAGGTATTGATTTAACTTATTTCCACCACTTTTTCTCAAGGTTTTCTGTTGCAGGTTTACAATGGACTGATTCGCCAGCTTTTATGTTTAAAATGATTATTCAAGAATTTGATTTTTGGTGGGTAATTTTCCCAATAATCATCTCTATTTTCATTTTTATAAAAGCGATAAACAAAATCACCAAAAAATGGAATAAATCAACAAATTATCAATTAGAATCATCTCCAAGATTATCGTCAATTTTAGTTTCTATTTTATTTTTAGGGTTAGTTTTTATTGGAATTCGTGGTCGATTCGAATCTAAATCGCCAATAAGAGTTGGAACAGCTTATTTTAGTAATTATGCTTTTATAAATCAGCTAGGGCTAAACCCAACGTTTACTTATTTAAGAAGCTACCTAGATGCTCAAAAAAATAAAGAACAAACTATTAGCCTAATTGATGATAAAATAGCACTCAATAACACTCAACAATACTTAAACACAATCGGAATTGATAGCATTTCTCCTATTGCAAGACAAATAACTCCTGACAGCATTAATCAAAATCCTCCAAACATAATTTTGGTTTTAATGGAAAGTATGAGTGCAAATAAAATGAGCAGATTTGGAAATTCTGATAATCTTACTCCTTTTTTAGATAGTATTGCCAATCACGGATTAAGTTTTGATAATGTTTACAGCGCAGGAACACATACTTTTAATGGTATCTACAGTACTATATTTTCTTTCCCAGCATTATTTACTAAACACCCTATGAAAGGAGTCACCATTCCAATATATAATGGTATTGGTTCTGTTTTAAAAAACAACGGTTACTCTACAACTTATTTTACTACACACGATGACCAGTTTGATAATGTTGGTGGATTTTTAAGAGGAAATGACTTTGAAACAATAATATCACAACAAGATTACCCTTCGGACAAAGTAGCCAATACGCTTGGTGTATCTGATGATTATATGTTTGAGTTCTCGATAGATAGACTAAATAAAATGTACAAAAAAAACAAACCATTTTTATCTGTAATGATGACAGCTAGCGACCACGGTCCTTATCATATCCCAGATTATTTTACTCCAAAACAACCCAACGACATTAAGAAACAAATTGTAGAATATGCCGATTGGTCAATTCGAAAATTTATTGATTTAGCGAAGCAACAACCTTGGTTTGAAAACACCATTTTTGCTTTTGTTGCCGACCATGGTGCTTTAATGGAAACTAAATTTGATGTACCATTAAGCTATAATCATATACCTTTTATAATTTATGCACCAAAATTGATAACTAAGCCAACTATAAACACCAATTATGGTGGACAAATTGATGTTTTCCCAACCTTAATGAATTTAGTTGCTTTACCATACACCAACAATACTTTAGGGGTTAATTTATTTACCGAAAAACGACCTTACTCTTACTTTTGCCATGATGAAAAGCTAGGTGTCATTGATGATGAATTCTTATACGTTTACAGAGGAAAAGAAAAACCTTCGTTATACAAATATAAAACTGATGTAACCGATTACATAAACGATTATCCAGCTATTGCTGACAGCATGAAAACTTATGCGTTTAGCAATATGCAAACTGCACAAACATTAATTGGAAAAATAAAATGA
- the lpxD gene encoding UDP-3-O-(3-hydroxymyristoyl)glucosamine N-acyltransferase, producing the protein MEFLASQIAELLNGTVEGDSEITVNKLSKIEEGELNSISFLANPAYQEFLYDTDASIVIVNNDLELERPVKDTCTLIRVENAYECFAKVLEAYSQAKTVVKNGIEPNSYIAKTAVLGDDVYVGAFAYIGENVKIGNNVKIYPNSFVGDNTTIGDNTIVNAGVKIYHECEIGSNCTFHSGVVIGGDGFGFAPNKENDYTKIPQLGNVIIEDHVEIGANTCVDRATMGSTIIKKGAKLDNLIQIGHNVVVGDNTVIVSQTGIAGSTKIGKNCLIGGQVGIVGHLTIADGVKIAAQSGVGYSITEEGKVVQGSPAYAMGEYKRSYVGFRKLPEILERLAELEKQIKVKDI; encoded by the coding sequence ATGGAATTTTTGGCAAGTCAAATAGCAGAATTACTAAACGGTACAGTTGAAGGAGATTCTGAAATTACAGTAAACAAACTCTCAAAAATTGAAGAGGGTGAGTTAAATTCTATTTCCTTTTTAGCAAATCCAGCTTATCAAGAGTTTTTGTATGATACAGATGCTTCTATTGTTATTGTGAATAATGATTTAGAGTTGGAACGTCCTGTAAAAGATACTTGTACTCTAATTAGAGTTGAAAATGCTTACGAATGTTTTGCTAAAGTTTTAGAAGCATATAGCCAAGCTAAAACTGTCGTTAAAAATGGAATTGAACCAAATTCATACATAGCAAAAACAGCTGTATTAGGAGATGATGTTTATGTTGGTGCTTTCGCTTACATTGGTGAAAATGTTAAAATTGGAAATAATGTAAAGATTTATCCAAATAGTTTTGTTGGAGACAATACAACTATTGGAGATAACACTATTGTTAATGCTGGAGTTAAAATTTACCACGAATGTGAGATTGGATCAAATTGTACTTTCCATTCTGGAGTAGTAATAGGAGGGGATGGATTTGGTTTTGCTCCAAATAAAGAGAATGATTACACTAAAATACCTCAATTAGGAAATGTGATTATTGAAGATCATGTTGAAATTGGAGCTAATACTTGTGTTGATAGAGCTACAATGGGTTCTACAATAATAAAAAAAGGAGCTAAGTTGGATAACTTAATTCAAATAGGACATAATGTAGTTGTTGGTGACAATACTGTAATAGTATCTCAAACAGGAATTGCTGGTTCAACTAAAATTGGTAAAAACTGTTTAATTGGAGGTCAAGTTGGAATTGTAGGTCACTTAACAATTGCTGATGGAGTTAAAATTGCAGCTCAATCAGGTGTTGGTTATAGTATTACTGAAGAAGGAAAAGTTGTGCAAGGTTCTCCTGCGTATGCTATGGGAGAGTATAAAAGATCTTATGTAGGATTTAGAAAGTTACCTGAAATACTTGAGCGATTAGCGGAATTAGAAAAACAAATTAAAGTAAAAGATATATAG
- a CDS encoding bifunctional UDP-3-O-[3-hydroxymyristoyl] N-acetylglucosamine deacetylase/3-hydroxyacyl-ACP dehydratase: MAKQKTIKSEFSIVGVGLHTGEKVTLTVKPAADNHGFKFKRVDIEGQPIINADADLVVDTSRGTTLEKNGVRVYTTEHVLAALAGLEIDNALMELDGPEMPIMDGSAYPFVQLILEVGIEEQEADKDYFVVTENLTYEDLERHTEMLAVPQDEFRLTVMVDYNSPLLGTQHAHMYHVGEFVEEISKCRTFVFLREIEFLAKNGLIKGGDLDNAIIIADQILPQEKLDEIADLLGKPHIKVEAAGILNNLTLHFQNEPARHKLLDIVGDLALVGKPIKGHILAARPGHKGNVDFARLIKQEIKKQQKQGPQFDLTKDPIYDINDIEKLLPHRYPFLLIDKIIEVDETSIVGVKNITFNEPQFTGHFPGNPVMPGVLQIEAMAQVGGIFALSTVPDPENYMTYFMKIDGVKFKRKVIPGDTLVFQLELLTPIRRGIVHMQGKGYVNGQLAVEAELMAQIVKEKKEELTEAEA, encoded by the coding sequence ATGGCAAAACAAAAAACCATAAAAAGCGAATTCTCAATTGTTGGTGTTGGATTGCATACAGGAGAGAAGGTTACACTTACAGTTAAACCAGCAGCAGATAATCACGGTTTTAAATTTAAAAGAGTTGATATTGAGGGCCAACCTATTATTAATGCAGATGCCGATTTAGTTGTAGATACTTCTAGAGGAACAACTTTAGAAAAAAATGGAGTAAGAGTTTATACTACTGAACACGTTTTAGCTGCTTTAGCAGGTTTAGAAATTGATAATGCATTAATGGAGCTTGATGGTCCTGAAATGCCAATAATGGATGGAAGTGCATACCCTTTTGTACAACTTATACTTGAAGTAGGTATTGAAGAACAAGAAGCTGATAAAGATTATTTTGTTGTTACTGAAAACTTAACCTATGAAGATTTAGAAAGACATACAGAAATGTTAGCTGTGCCTCAGGATGAATTTAGATTAACTGTGATGGTTGATTACAATTCACCTCTTTTAGGAACTCAACATGCTCATATGTATCATGTTGGAGAATTTGTTGAGGAAATTTCAAAGTGTAGAACTTTTGTATTTTTAAGAGAGATAGAGTTTTTAGCTAAAAATGGATTAATTAAAGGTGGAGATTTAGATAATGCGATTATTATAGCAGATCAAATTTTACCTCAAGAAAAATTAGATGAAATTGCTGATTTATTAGGTAAACCACACATTAAAGTTGAAGCGGCAGGTATTTTAAACAACTTGACGTTGCACTTTCAAAATGAACCAGCTAGACATAAATTATTAGACATTGTTGGTGATTTAGCTTTAGTTGGAAAGCCTATTAAAGGCCATATTTTAGCTGCTAGACCTGGACACAAAGGAAACGTTGATTTCGCAAGACTAATCAAGCAAGAAATTAAAAAACAACAAAAGCAAGGGCCTCAATTTGATTTGACTAAAGACCCTATTTATGATATTAATGATATTGAAAAATTACTTCCTCATCGTTATCCATTTTTATTAATAGATAAGATAATAGAAGTTGATGAAACTTCTATTGTTGGAGTAAAAAATATCACTTTTAATGAGCCTCAATTTACTGGACATTTCCCAGGTAATCCTGTAATGCCTGGAGTTTTACAAATTGAAGCAATGGCTCAAGTAGGAGGTATTTTTGCATTAAGTACTGTTCCTGATCCTGAAAATTATATGACTTACTTCATGAAAATTGATGGAGTTAAATTTAAAAGGAAAGTAATACCTGGAGATACATTAGTATTTCAATTAGAATTATTGACTCCGATAAGAAGAGGAATTGTACATATGCAAGGTAAAGGATATGTAAATGGTCAACTTGCAGTTGAAGCTGAATTAATGGCTCAAATTGTTAAAGAGAAAAAAGAAGAGTTAACAGAGGCAGAAGCTTAA
- the lpxA gene encoding acyl-ACP--UDP-N-acetylglucosamine O-acyltransferase — translation MEKQILTNIHPNAKIGKNVTIESFTTIYDNVEIGDGTWIGPNVTIFEGARIGKNCKIFPGAVISAIPQDLKFQGEETTTEIGDNTTIREFVTINRGTIDRLKTVVGSNCLLMAYVHIGHDCIIGNNCILANCVNVAGHVELEDFVVIEGVVGLQQFVKVGRHAFIAAGSNVRKNVPPFVKAAREPLSYVGVNSVGLRRRGFSSDSVMLIEDIYRSIYVRGLNLSNAVRVIEQEAPQSEEKEIILKFIAESTKGMIRGPLN, via the coding sequence ATGGAAAAGCAAATACTGACTAACATTCATCCCAATGCAAAAATTGGTAAAAATGTAACAATAGAGTCATTTACCACAATTTATGATAATGTTGAGATTGGAGATGGAACTTGGATAGGCCCAAATGTTACTATTTTTGAAGGAGCTAGAATTGGAAAAAATTGTAAAATTTTTCCAGGTGCAGTTATTTCAGCAATTCCACAAGATTTAAAATTTCAAGGAGAAGAAACTACAACCGAAATTGGAGATAATACTACAATTCGTGAATTTGTAACGATTAATAGAGGAACAATTGACAGATTGAAAACTGTTGTTGGTAGTAATTGTTTATTAATGGCTTATGTTCACATTGGCCATGATTGTATTATAGGAAACAACTGTATCTTAGCTAACTGTGTCAATGTAGCAGGACATGTTGAATTAGAAGATTTTGTTGTTATAGAAGGAGTTGTAGGGTTACAACAATTTGTAAAGGTTGGAAGACATGCTTTTATTGCCGCAGGTTCTAATGTTAGAAAAAATGTACCTCCATTTGTTAAGGCAGCAAGAGAACCTCTTAGCTATGTTGGTGTAAACTCAGTTGGATTAAGAAGAAGAGGGTTTTCATCAGACTCAGTGATGCTGATTGAAGATATTTATCGTTCAATTTATGTGAGAGGGTTAAATTTATCTAATGCAGTTAGAGTAATAGAACAAGAAGCTCCACAATCAGAAGAAAAAGAAATTATTTTAAAATTTATAGCAGAATCAACTAAAGGAATGATTAGAGGTCCTTTAAATTAA
- the efp gene encoding elongation factor P codes for MATTSDIKNGLCLRYNNGIYTITEFQHVKPGKGPAFVRTKLKNVETGKVIDNTFTAGHKIDVVRVERRKYQFLFKDESGYHFMNDETYEQTFIKESIINAPQFLKEGDYAEIVFDAEEEIPLVCELPASIVLEITYTEPGEKGNTATNAFKPATVETGAEVRVPLFINTGDFIKISTVSGDYSERVKV; via the coding sequence ATGGCAACTACTTCAGATATTAAGAATGGGTTATGTTTAAGATATAACAACGGAATATATACAATTACAGAATTTCAACATGTTAAACCGGGAAAAGGACCAGCTTTTGTAAGAACGAAATTAAAAAATGTTGAAACAGGAAAAGTGATTGATAATACTTTTACTGCAGGTCATAAAATTGATGTAGTAAGAGTTGAAAGAAGAAAATATCAATTTTTATTTAAAGATGAGTCAGGGTATCATTTTATGAATGATGAAACCTATGAACAAACATTTATTAAAGAATCAATAATTAATGCTCCTCAATTTTTAAAAGAAGGAGATTATGCTGAAATCGTTTTTGATGCGGAAGAGGAAATTCCATTAGTGTGTGAGTTGCCAGCTTCTATTGTATTAGAAATTACTTATACAGAGCCTGGTGAAAAAGGAAATACAGCAACTAATGCTTTTAAACCAGCAACAGTTGAAACTGGTGCAGAAGTAAGAGTTCCATTATTCATAAATACAGGAGACTTTATTAAGATAAGTACAGTTTCAGGTGATTATTCTGAAAGAGTAAAAGTTTAA
- a CDS encoding outer membrane beta-barrel protein, with product MKKILKVVGVALCLVAFTQNSNAQVKFSAGIELAMPIGDFAKTANLGYGVSGSAEKAIGENMGVTGTLGYLIMPFNKDESGIDGNFSMMPIQAGFKYYFTDNTGGAYAKADLGFHRTVMKIDFGGGSVTNSSTDLSYAIGGGYLINEKIDLGLRYQMVATDGSSSAYLGVRAAYQF from the coding sequence ATGAAAAAAATTTTAAAAGTAGTTGGAGTAGCCTTATGCTTAGTAGCATTTACTCAAAATTCTAATGCACAAGTTAAATTCTCTGCTGGTATAGAGTTAGCTATGCCAATTGGTGATTTTGCTAAAACAGCAAATCTAGGATATGGTGTTTCTGGATCTGCTGAAAAAGCAATAGGAGAAAATATGGGAGTTACTGGAACTCTTGGTTATTTAATAATGCCTTTTAATAAAGATGAAAGTGGGATTGATGGTAACTTTTCTATGATGCCAATTCAAGCAGGTTTTAAATATTATTTCACAGATAACACAGGTGGTGCTTATGCTAAAGCTGATTTAGGTTTTCATAGAACAGTTATGAAAATTGATTTTGGTGGAGGATCAGTAACAAATAGTAGTACAGATTTAAGTTATGCTATTGGTGGTGGATACTTAATCAATGAAAAAATTGATTTAGGTTTAAGATATCAAATGGTTGCTACCGATGGTAGTTCTTCTGCGTATTTAGGTGTTAGAGCTGCTTACCAGTTTTAA
- a CDS encoding Sec-independent protein translocase subunit TatA/TatB — protein sequence MLHNILLFFNIGGAELFFIVLVIVMFFGSKKIPELARSLGKGMKELKNATNDIQQEIKDSTKDISRIKDSVNVEKQVKDLITESKSETKEVIQEKEEETQPSLPNTVSRTSPYSNPSPTKEN from the coding sequence ATGTTACACAATATTTTGTTATTTTTTAATATAGGAGGTGCCGAACTGTTTTTTATAGTATTGGTAATTGTTATGTTTTTTGGTTCCAAAAAGATACCTGAATTAGCACGTAGTTTGGGTAAAGGAATGAAGGAACTGAAAAATGCGACTAACGATATTCAGCAAGAAATAAAAGATAGCACTAAAGATATTTCTAGAATAAAAGATTCTGTTAATGTTGAAAAGCAAGTTAAAGACTTGATTACTGAATCTAAATCAGAGACTAAAGAAGTAATTCAAGAAAAAGAAGAAGAGACTCAACCTTCTTTGCCTAATACTGTTTCTAGAACTAGTCCTTATTCAAATCCTTCACCTACAAAAGAAAACTAA
- a CDS encoding calcium/sodium antiporter, with product MEYLWLVLGLIVLIVAGEFLVKGAVGVALKFNISTLVIGMTIVAFGTSAPELLVSVKAAIEGHPEISIGNVLGSNIANLALVLGLTTIVLPINVQRSTIRLDWPIMMLATIAFSLFIMNGIIDWWEGVLYIIALIAFNFFMIKNSANSIEVNDEVEQEKSNKNFLKNILFVVIGVVGLAFGANWLLDGAVQIALNFGVSEYVIGATIVAFGTSVPELVTSLVAAFKKQTDISIGNLIGSNIFNLLAVLGVTSVVKEIPVSSQVQGLDVYWLLGISFLIFPLMIFNNRINRISGLILVVSYIAYIYFALK from the coding sequence ATGGAATATTTGTGGTTAGTTTTAGGATTAATTGTATTGATTGTTGCAGGTGAGTTTTTAGTAAAAGGGGCAGTTGGTGTAGCTCTTAAATTTAATATTTCTACACTAGTTATAGGTATGACTATTGTTGCTTTTGGCACTTCAGCTCCAGAACTTTTGGTAAGTGTAAAAGCAGCAATAGAAGGTCATCCTGAAATTTCAATTGGAAATGTTTTAGGTTCAAATATTGCAAACCTTGCATTAGTGCTTGGATTAACCACAATTGTATTACCTATAAATGTTCAGCGTTCAACTATTCGGTTAGACTGGCCAATTATGATGTTGGCAACCATTGCTTTTTCATTATTTATTATGAATGGAATTATTGATTGGTGGGAAGGTGTTTTATACATAATCGCTCTTATTGCATTTAATTTTTTTATGATTAAAAATTCAGCTAATAGTATTGAAGTTAATGACGAGGTAGAACAAGAAAAAAGCAATAAAAACTTTCTTAAAAATATTCTTTTTGTAGTAATTGGTGTTGTTGGTTTGGCTTTTGGCGCTAATTGGTTGTTAGATGGAGCTGTTCAAATAGCCTTAAATTTTGGTGTTAGTGAGTATGTTATTGGTGCTACTATTGTCGCTTTTGGAACAAGTGTTCCTGAATTAGTTACTTCTTTAGTTGCTGCTTTTAAAAAGCAGACAGATATTTCTATAGGAAATTTAATAGGCTCTAATATATTTAATTTATTAGCTGTACTCGGTGTAACTTCAGTAGTTAAAGAAATTCCGGTTAGTTCACAAGTTCAAGGCCTAGATGTTTATTGGTTGCTTGGAATATCTTTTTTAATTTTTCCTTTAATGATTTTTAATAATCGTATTAATAGAATAAGTGGGTTAATTCTTGTAGTAAGTTATATTGCTTATATTTATTTTGCTCTTAAATAG